The sequence taccatgcctgtaGGAATAAAAGAAATCAGTTTCAAAACCTATAAATCATGTATCTAGGatttaaactaatagatatcatgtaaTCAAGTCAACACCTAGAAATAATGTCTATATGGGATTAAGTCAAGTCAACACTTAGAAATCATATCAATAGTGGTTAAATCAATTCTGcatattagaaagcatgcctataagatctaaagCGATAAAAATATGGCTGTTAATATCAGTAACTCGCTTAGAAACCATATTATTGGTTTGTAAATAATAAACTCATAGAAACTATGCCTATAAGGTTCTGTTAATCAGTTCTGAGTTCAACCAATTCCAGCTATCACTTAGGTAAAATCTGCAGGGGTTACTAACGATTCTGAGCCTAAAACCTGTGATATCTTACTGCTTGAAAATGCCCAGATTCAAATCTTCATAAAACTAGTAGGCAAACTAATAGGTCCCGATGCTTACCTTAATAAACTACTCCTTTATATTATGTTTTCctcatctagatatcctgcctataggatcctaaatTAATAATGTTTGATGATTTAATTGCATGCATTTTTTGTCTACTAGTGGAGGTCAATGTGAGACCCCTTACTCATTCTTAACATGAAGTCCTATATGATTTTTTTTGTCGCCTAACCGTTTCTCATTTTTAAGCAATATAGGTCAGTCTAGAACcaccttaaatagaggtcctagCTCCTAAATACCTCTAGTATAATAGGTAAGGAACGGGCAGTGCACGCATAAGGCACGATTTAGAAGCTATTAGAATGCCTGGGTAATAATTaaaagatagtaattgggtagtaaaggagatGATAATAACCCGTGTGCTAATACTATGAGTAGCACCCCAAATTGGGGAAGTTACAGAGTATTGCATGGATTATCCTATAGGCCAAAAAACCTAAGACCCTTTGACCCAGTTTAAAGTAATTTGTATTTGTCTAAGTGTTTTTATTTCCCTTTTATGATGAATTCTCTTAAttaagtttggccgggacccaccgttgtggacctcgaggggtgcataacaccttcccctcagggTAATTTTGACCCCTTAGCCAATCCATAGTGATGCAAACTAGTTTCATGAGTTAACTAGTCTAGGTGCCCTAAcccaccttaatccgttaggtggagactcttctaATTTCTTACCCCATCCCAAAGGGAAATGAGTTGTCTCTGAAATGTCTAAGTATGATTCCACGAGGGAAAAGGAGGCACGATAGGATGGCGATTATACTGGGGACATCCTTATGCTCTTACTATAACGAACCTGATTCTTGTGAATTATCATGCTTTATTCTGTTAATATTTCCACGCCCTTTCCTTTTCCCACTCCATGTGAATTTATTTTCCTCTCTTCTATTTGTTGTTTTATTACTCTTTATTATAGAATTTGACTtgtcttttgttttctttattaaaCGCCTTATCAATTACTAAATACCGTATTTACCATTTTTTTAACATGCAAATACGTGGCAACGTGCTATTTTTTGTTGCATAagtcatgctcaacatcatattccactcgtacgTAATCAATACCATAGAaacacttgatgagtgtttgcgctcttcctatatatcaccctttgaATTCGGAAAAGCTTATTTGCGATAatactagtcgatcagcggtgcagtcgacagttctgtgcctttccccctcatgTTATCttcttgagggtaccagtctagacttctatagcaaccttactctaGTTATAActatacatgcatcatggtcaaacttagcccgagttaatatgttgtccacataattaTATGAAAAGCCTTGTCCAAAGAAATGtccaccggggtttccataatcccaatggacgtaGCCACgatttgtgcattaatttggagaaataaatgccaatatgctaatacctaatgtataaatagtcgaataTGGAAGGGGAAAGGGACTAACCATATTAGTTTTGCAGAAAATGTGGCACGAAGTCCCCAAGTTCGGCATGGTCAATAGCATACCACTattgttgctagattggtgggggatcttccatcaagtgacAAAAAGCATGTGAAAAGGGTCTTAGGAATTTTCCTTCTTAATTGGACATCCAACCGAACAATATGTTGATTAAAGCTGCCACAATGTTCTGGGATGGAGAAAGATCCGTGTTTCGCTTTGGAAGCATAAAAATGACCCCTCTCTTGGATGAAATAGGGGATTCGCTAGACTGCCTTAGGACATTCCCAGTTTATTGGTGCCGAAAATTTTGCACTCCCAAAGGGTTTTTGAAAATGATGGGATAAATAAAGAAAGACGACTTGGTGTGTCTAAAAAAGTCATATATACCCTTTGACAAACTCTATGAATGATACGGTCACAACAGATCTTATCGTATCTTTCATGACCAATTCTCCATCAGctccttgggttggattcaccGCAGGGTTTTGTGTTTATCGTATGCTTTTTGAGTATGAAATGTTTCTAATCTAAGTGGACGGAATCCACACCACACTAGCCATGGTAACCAAAACTTTGATCGTGGGAATCGAGGGGAAAACATATACCACTGTCTCTATGATCATAGCAGACATATATTGGGCCTTGGATTGCTATTAGAAGGGGTTCAAACACTTCGATGATTGCAATCTGTCATTACAGGTTTGTttgttagagcatctccaaaggggtcaaTACCGTCAAAAGCTTCCACGAAGGCCGTAGAATTatcacatagctttccatcaccctaagagaaTGACCCATATCCGAGACAGGTTTGCGCAACCCTAGAATGCTACAGAATGGAtgcagtttttcaacaatttgactgaggatcaggttcaatggatggttgaatggttccCTCCTAACGAGTTCATCATCATATCTAGGGATGTTTTGCACCTGGTTTTGATCGGGTTAAGAGGAATACACCCTTATGTTCCCATCAGGGTTATAAGACAGGTAGGCAGAAAGCAAGTCATACCGCGAGCTTCTAAAATGACTCACTTAAGGTAGATTTTTAGGATGACGACATCACATAAAAATGTGaagctcaacatatgtggcacTTAAAGATCATTGTAGGAACGATCATCATCGAACTAGACCGGTATCATGCAGGCATGTGCGTTTCTAGCCATCATGGTTAGAAGATAGCCTAGCAAGGATAGTTGACCCAAGGATTGGTCGAGGGAACAGAGTCATGGATGAAGATGCTGAAGCGCAAGTGAAATGTAACAGACTGTGCAAAAGAGTTCATAAGTCCAAGGCCGAGCACCAGAAGCAACACAAGACTGATATGGAACTAGTTAATGAATGGATGTAAATGTCTACTAGATCAAATAGAAATGGCTACTCAATTAATCTCATATACACCACAGTCCGCCAAAAAGGacttgctcatcaagaacatggccgaggagctcaagaaactaacaagccgagttcaaggtgttgaaggaggTAAAGAGATAGAAGGTCTAAATTACAAATATTTGTGCATACATCTAGATGTGGAACTGttagagggttacaaacctttTAAGTACAAAATGTTTGATGGAACGGGTGACCCCAAGGTTCATCGGAGGACTTACCGTGACAAGATCTTGGGGgtcagaaaagatgaaaggattcacatgaagttgttcatgagaaGCCTTATAGTAGATGCCTTGTCTTGGTACATAAGCCAGAACCCTAAGAAATGGGCTAATTGGGTGAGCATGGCGTTAGATTTCATTAACAGGTTCAAATTCAACATCGAGAACACACCAGATGTTTTGTATATCCAAAACCTTAAGAAGAAGAAAactgagactttccgcgagtatgctagtcggtggaggtcagaagcagcaAAGGTTAGGCCGGCATTAtatgaggaacagatgaacaaattctttgtcagaGAACAGGATTTGCAATACTACGAAAGGCTAATGGTTATTGATAATAATAAGTTccctgatatcatcaagctcggaGAAAGAATCGAGAAAGGTATTAAAATTGGAATGGTGATGATTTTTGAGCCGCTGCAGGCCACGATTAAAGTATTACAATCAGGTGGTATATCAAAAAGGAAATTACTGGGAATAGTAATGGGTGCCCGAGGTCTAAAAACTCCATTtgtataccaaacacctccacccacataccaaccttcacccctagatattcccaaccagctaCCGCCTACCACACCTATAATACCCAACCATCCTATTATCAGTCACCTCCAACTATTCCAAACTAGTAAAAACCCAAGCCTAAAAACCACACCTCATGGTCTCAAAGGTATACCATTGGAGAAACTAATCTTTGCTTGTGGATGGGTCCCACTTAGTTTGATGTTGAGTTTCATGTGTTAGACGTATCCTCCACTTACAATATGCTGgtgggacgaccttggatacatacCACTGGGGCTGTCACGTCAACTTTGTACCAGGCCGTAGCGTTTGAATGCCATCAAGAAGTGATCATCTATGGGGATGGGGGAAACCTTATTTAAACCAGTCAGACTGGTCAGGTGGTAGAAAATAGAAGGAAGTTAGGTGGAGAAACCTACCATCTCATTGAACGTGTTAACGTGATCGataaggataagtggtggagtagtAAGATAGAAAACATACTAGCATGGTCAGGGGATGGATATGGAAAAGGGCTCGGTAAAAATCTTCAAGGTATCTCCAAGACGATATAGCTGAAATGCCATGGTACAACCTTCGGGCTTAGATATATGTATAAATGATTGGTTGCCACCATGGCATGGACCATATTATCCTCTTAAGCAACCTGTCTCACACTTAAGTCAGACCTTTCATTAGGCCAATATCATATGGGGATCAGAGGAAGAAGAAGCATTGGCAGCAATGAGGAATTTGTTATTGGAAGACGATGATATGTACTGTTGTGTGATTTtcgaggagaaggaggaggaaggCCCTGCCCTCCAGACTGTGGAGAGAGGAGCATTCCTTAAGAACTGGATTGTTAGAGCATCAAGGGCCTGATGAGACCCGGTGTAGCAAGGCTGATAGCATTGTTtactttttgaaaaataatttcctcttttatattttgttttaaataatattttcaatGTTCCAAAAACGTCATTTGAGTTATTGAAAATCATTTTCTTTGATGCTTTAAATGGCTTGATattttattattactatttttcatTCATGCTTTTATACATACAATATTATTATttcctatcttgatgaaccaacaaCTAGGACATGTAACGCGACAACGCGAAAAAAGGATAGTGATTCAGAAGAACAGGATGTAATACCCAAGGAGATTATCAGAGAAGTAGAAGATTTTGAGAACAAGCCCAAGTCCAACCCAGACAAGAATGAGATAGTCAACCTGGAAGATTCTGAAACCATCAAGGAAACCCGCATAAGCATCCATTGTTAGAGAAAGAGGAATACACTCAGTTCTTGAAGGAGTAtaaggatatctttgcatggtcgtatgaagATATGACCGGATTGAGAACATCCATAGTGGCTTGCAAGTTAACCACAAATCTAATGTGCCCGCCAGTAAAGCAAAAACTTAGGAAATTCTAGCCACACATGAGCTTAAAAGTAAAAGAGAAAATTATTAATAAGATCAAAACCAATGTCCTAAGGGTGATGGAATACCCCTACcaggttagccaacattgtaccagtgcCAAAAAAGAATTAGAAAGTCAGAGTTTGTGTCGATTATTGGGATCTCAACAGAGCAAGCCCAAAGGACGGGTTCTtgctgccaaatatccacattctgattgaaaattgtgccaagcatgaactctgaTCCTTTGTGGATAGCTTCataggttatcatcagatctggatggatgaagaagacgccgagaaaacaACCTTTATTATACCATAGGGGtgtactgctacaaaatgatgtcatttggtctaaagaatgctggggccacctacatgagggccataacGACCATTTTCCATGACACGATACATAAAAGGAtcgaggtatatatagatgatgtcATATTTATATCCAAGAAGGCCACAGATCACAGCgcagacttgagaaaattctttgaccAGTTGCGGAAGTATAACCTGAAGCCAAATCCCataaagtgtgcattcggggtttctgctggaaagttgttgggattcattgcAGTAGCCAAGGAATAGAGTTAGACCTGTAAAAGGTCAAAACCATCCAAGAATTACCACCACCAAAAagcaagaaagatgtgatgagtttaCTGGGATacctcaactatatcagccgctTCATAGAATAATCCAGAGTAATatgcgagccaattttcaaaatgttgaagaaggacactgCAActagttggaccgaggattgtcaaaaggcttttgacaaaatcaagaaATACTTGTCCACACCACTGGTCTTAGTCCTGTCGGAGCCTGGCAGACCACtgctactctaccttgcagtgctaGATAGAGCTTTCAATTGCGTTCTGGGATAGCATGacgagacagggagaaaggaacaagccatatactacttgagcaagaagttcactccTTATGAGGCATAATAGTCTCTTCTAGAATGCACTTGATGTGCTCTAACCTGGTTAGCTAAGAAGCAAAAGCACTACTTATGTGTTATACGACATATttcatatcgagaatggatcccttgaaatacatctttcagaaacccatgcttACTGGGAAACTGGCCAATTGACAAATcttgctgagtgaattcgacatcatctaagTAACTCGGAAGGAAGTTAAAGGAAAAGCATTGGTAGATAACCTTGttgaaaatcctgtgggaggagaatatgaacccttgtaaatgtattttcctgatgaagaggtatcattcataggataaGACGTTTATGAAGCCTGCAATGGTTGGAGAATGTATTTTGATAGggcaacaaatttcaaaagagtaGGTATTTGAGCCGTCTTGGTATCAGAAActagtcagcattatccggtatctgtaAAACTCAGATTCccttgtactaacaacatggcggaatTTAAAGCTTGCATATTAGGGCTTAACTTGGCTATTGGTATGAACTTCAGGAACTACTGGTGATCggtgatcggtgattcagatctTCTTGTGCACCAGGTATAAGGAGAGTGGGATATTAAGAATTCCAAGAAACTaccttatttgcatcatgtgcaagaaatgaagaagagattcacaaagatagaattccgacatgtttCTAGAATTCAGAATGAATTTGTAGATGCGTTGGCTACGTTGTCATCAATGATataacatccagacaagaacttcatcaATCCTCTTCCAGTAAGTATCCTCAATCGActggcatattgtgctcatgttgaagaataAATGGATGGGAACCCGGGGCATGCAAACCACACCTAGAAACGCACACTTTGgaggttgtccaatcacttcttccagaGTGGAGGAACCCTATATCGAAGAACTCCTAATCTGGGACTACTAAGGTATGTTGACGGAAAGGAGGCCTCTAAATTGCTCGAGAAGATACACGCCGGAACCTGTGGCCCACACATAAATGGCtttgtcttggccaagaagatactcagggccgaCTACTTTTTGATGACCATGGAAATAGACTGGATCCGGTATGTTCATAAATGCTACcaatgtcagatacatgcagacatgattcGAGTGCTGCCGAATGAGCATAATGAAACAAGATCACCTTGGCCCTTTGgtacttggggaatggatgtcattggtcaaATCGAGCCCACCACCTTAATCGGGCAAccggttcattctagtggccatcgactacgtcactaaatgggttgaagcggcATCTTACAAAAATGTGACCAAGAATGTCGTTGCGAATTTTGTCCGCGGCCgaattgtttgtcggttcggggtTCTAGAGTCCATTGTAACAACTCCTTTTTTACACCCAGAGAGTATATGTggagttttcccaattaaagtgacattattcgaaatgagattatttacttcattagagttgccacttggaatagtttatttggtgttccaagtcaccggtttattttaaaatcccaaatcaaggaaattcgaCTTTTATTTTAAAGCCTgcaaaccaaaaattctaaggaattctgttaacccgggagaaggtgttaggcattcccgggttccgcggttctagcacggtcgcataaactattaaaattggcctattatctgatttactatatGTTTTAaatctattgtgcatttttagctttataatcgctttttaattattttaaaccgcCTTttggatttatggaattatttcttgaataagttacgattgtcgtacactttcCGTTTTGGAACATACCGCAAACCACACTATATGAAATGCACTCACGATTCGCTACATGTTTCGCAacagttgcatgtttcatcccggctctgcttattttcccaattttcttttccttacaCTTTGGCTCTTTgtgtttttcctcttattcccattttcctctctttccttgctctctttttttcgttcttctttcttttgttttttctttggctctctttttctttctttttggtttttcttttggttcTTTCCTTCCATATCCCtctttatttgagttatttacaaaataTTATGATCGGATCTGAttaggattgcctacgtatcacgatgccccATAAattagatcattacgtagttcaagaaaataagtacgaacaataaggaaacaatttttgggaattttcaattttcaaaaacaaactcctaaacttttctattacaaaagactccAACATactcattgtcacacctcctttttgcgcgcccccagccccgaggggttagatgcgcgggtggagtttttccaatttaagtgacaatattcgaaatgagattatttatttaattcagagtcgccacttgggaaaggtttggcctttggtgtcccaagtcaccggtttatctcgaatcccaaatcgaggaaattttagacttttccaaatgaagtctgcgaaccagaaattctaagtaaggaattctgttgacccgagggaaggtgttaggcacccccgaatcccgtggttctagcacggtcgcttaaattgttataatggctaaatatctggtttaaatacatgttgtgacttatgtgcttttattaagtttaaaccgcttttattattatcacttattttttatagaattgcaacgtcgtgaaaatgcatctcgaaccacgtcacaatcaatgcacccgtgatcgtcgacacatttggacttcgttgagatttggatttgggtcacatcaatgtgcacccgaatttaagaatatgatttaattaagccgcgcctagagagtctaacgcgttattattttgtagaaggccatgaaatttattaaatggcctatcctgaattctaaataattatcatggttatttattgagggccccgcaattttacatttttatttggcgaggctcatctctattttagaaaggatatcctaaagtggctacatttctaatgcatttgtctctgaaactagaagaaaaggtacatgctaattcaattataagcCTTTGCCTAATCTGGATTCTTGTCAATTTCTGATTagttatttacaaagtggagaggCGTCATACCTTGTGAGACATGCTTCAATTGGACAAGAAGttacattcgagattgacccaatgCTATACGTGCGTCCAAAAcctttcttgaattgaatttaactagacttatttaggctGGATTAAAGGAACTAACTACTACGTCTtattactaatggggattcgaacgcGCTGCTATATGCTGCCTAGCGGGTGTTGATAAAGGAAAACTAAAAAATAACACCAAATATCATTGCGTAAAATGGAAGTTCTCTATTGTATGCATCTCATTATAGTTAAACAGGAATCCGGTCGAAAATTCTATGTCAATTATCCATGCATTCTACATATTATACTATTGCATCTTGTACTGGCAAACAACTATGaactaagatgcaagaggctaaacttgattaagtattatctaactaatctttcattactgaatcaagctaatcaatttatacaacagaAATCAGTATATCACAAACATTACGAAACAGACATCTAAATCtcttcttcaagaactcctttcatttcatgcttttgaattgttacagttaacaccaaaattggatctgaaatgtgtacctggagaacactgaatactgaaatgcaaagaagaaatgaagcagaaaggtcagcagcagcaggaaaccaaatagcagcagcaacagcaggtaaccaaATAGAAGCAAAACCCAGTGCAAGAATGCAACTTAGAACCAATGAAAGATGGCAGAATGTAGCAAATTCCCAACAATATGGAATCAGATTTTAACCAGAATGGGTCCAGAACTGGACTGACACTTCACACAACCAGTAATCTCAAACAAGACTCAGGATAAGTCAATATGGAACATGCACAATCAGACCAGTTGAGAATCAAAACAAAAGATGAGAAAAATGCAGTTCCCCTTTTTTGTGTTAGGCCCCTCTTTGTTCTATTTTTGTCCGTGTGTTTTCAAACAACTCTCTTTTCCTGTTTTCTTATCAAATCCCTCTTCTATCAGTATATTCCCCTCCCTTTATTATCaatctctatctgtgtgtgtgtgtgtgtgcatcaAAATCTTTGTATCTATCAATCTCCCTCTCTCTGTGTATTACTCTAATATCAGATGGTATCCCTTTTCCTCCTCTCTTCTTCCATCAGCCCCTTTTCTAATTCTCTATATGACTATCTCTAATCCCTCTGTATATATCTGTCTCTCTCCCTGTGTCCCCAGGTCCTCCTCTTATAAGCCTTCACcttccccttttaacagcctgtttagagtaTATCAAACaaccctcccatgtgccctttttttttcagttccactttagctaattaaatatAAAACCCCATCATTCTCCTAGCAGCTttaaactttcccattttattaaccaaaagcaaatatgggcagtagaatatatctgacagcatatgctgtcaaaccatttttaaaatcaaaagcctttttatgcaggaaaacaggcta comes from Nicotiana sylvestris unplaced genomic scaffold, ASM39365v2 Un00009, whole genome shotgun sequence and encodes:
- the LOC138884633 gene encoding uncharacterized protein, whose protein sequence is MATQLISYTPQSAKKDLLIKNMAEELKKLTSRVQGVEGGKEIEGLNYKYLCIHLDVELLEGYKPFKYKMFDGTGDPKVHRRTYRDKILGVRKDERIHMKLFMRSLIVDALSWYISQNPKKWANWVSMALDFINRFKFNIENTPDVLYIQNLKKKKTETFREYASRWRSEAAKVRPALYEEQMNKFFVREQDLQYYERLMVIDNNKFPDIIKLGERIEKGIKIGMVMIFEPLQATIKVLQSGGISKRKLLGIANIIWGSEEEEALAAMRNLLLEDDDMYCCVIFEEKEEEGPALQTVERGAFLKNWIVRASRA